The following proteins come from a genomic window of Nocardiopsis sp. YSL2:
- a CDS encoding DUF3817 domain-containing protein gives MRISTLTAMAFRAVAAFEALTWAGLLVGMGFKYLVNGNELGVHIFGPIHGGAFVVYVLLTLFAALRLRWGVWPTLLALAASVPPMCTLVADWWLHRTGRLTPPEQRDAADRAPEKIA, from the coding sequence GTGCGCATCTCCACCCTGACAGCGATGGCCTTCCGCGCGGTGGCCGCCTTCGAGGCCCTGACCTGGGCCGGGCTTCTGGTCGGTATGGGCTTCAAGTACCTGGTCAACGGCAACGAGCTCGGTGTGCACATCTTCGGACCGATCCACGGCGGGGCGTTCGTCGTCTACGTGCTGCTGACGCTGTTCGCGGCGTTGCGGCTGCGCTGGGGCGTGTGGCCCACCCTGCTCGCGCTGGCCGCCTCCGTGCCCCCGATGTGCACCCTGGTCGCCGACTGGTGGCTGCACCGCACGGGCCGCCTGACGCCGCCCGAGCAGCGCGACGCCGCCGACCGCGCCCCCGAGAAGATCGCCTGA
- a CDS encoding GNAT family N-acetyltransferase has protein sequence MDMAVDIGMGFSEDERARVGGLYWEAFRRKLSPAFAEDGAGREFITAAMRPDRVIAARVEGTVTGVCGVHHGGRGAFDPAWSEMTTRLGAVGAVRALLALTPLHRRAPEGVLVLDGICVAQDHRGRGIGSLLLEAADSYALRHGLSAVELSVVDTNPRAEALYRRRGFTPVGSASLGFLSGLYGFGSSTALRRLPDGERAE, from the coding sequence ATGGACATGGCGGTTGACATAGGCATGGGTTTCAGCGAGGACGAACGGGCCCGCGTGGGCGGGTTGTACTGGGAGGCGTTTCGGCGGAAGCTGAGCCCCGCCTTCGCCGAGGACGGGGCGGGCAGGGAGTTCATCACCGCTGCGATGCGCCCCGACCGCGTCATCGCGGCCAGGGTCGAGGGGACGGTGACGGGTGTGTGCGGCGTCCACCACGGCGGACGCGGCGCGTTCGACCCCGCGTGGTCCGAGATGACAACGCGGCTCGGGGCGGTGGGCGCGGTACGGGCCCTCCTCGCCCTGACTCCGCTGCACCGCCGGGCACCGGAGGGCGTGCTGGTGCTCGACGGGATCTGTGTCGCACAGGACCACCGGGGGCGGGGCATCGGTTCGCTTCTGCTGGAGGCCGCCGACTCCTACGCCCTGCGCCACGGCCTGTCCGCGGTGGAACTGTCCGTGGTCGACACCAACCCGCGCGCCGAGGCGCTGTACCGGCGGCGCGGGTTCACTCCGGTGGGCTCTGCGTCCCTGGGGTTCCTGAGCGGGCTCTACGGCTTCGGCTCCTCCACCGCTCTGCGGCGCCTCCCGGACGGGGAGCGCGCGGAATGA
- a CDS encoding VOC family protein, whose translation MASKFTELAIDCADPGGLARFWCAVLGYEVQEVDEEDGFVAIGSPAVPEGGSRPGPVPPSLTFARVPEGKTVKNRLHIDVNPTDREQDEEVRRLLDLGARHADVGQAGDESWVVLADPEGNEFCVLSGRQP comes from the coding sequence ATGGCCAGCAAGTTCACCGAACTCGCGATCGACTGCGCCGACCCCGGTGGTCTCGCCCGGTTCTGGTGCGCGGTCCTCGGCTACGAGGTACAGGAGGTGGACGAGGAGGACGGGTTCGTCGCCATCGGCTCCCCCGCCGTCCCCGAGGGCGGGAGCCGCCCCGGCCCGGTGCCGCCGTCGTTGACGTTCGCGCGCGTGCCCGAGGGCAAGACCGTCAAGAACCGGCTCCACATCGACGTCAATCCGACCGACAGGGAGCAGGACGAGGAGGTCCGCCGCCTGCTCGACCTGGGCGCCCGCCACGCCGACGTCGGCCAGGCCGGCGATGAGAGCTGGGTCGTCCTCGCCGACCCGGAGGGCAACGAGTTCTGCGTCCTCTCGGGCCGCCAACCGTGA
- a CDS encoding PaaX family transcriptional regulator: MTGDIAPRTVIEAFLPMTGDVGLDLVLDTANAAGLPDQPVRLALRRMVAAGDVVQAGRGRRGTVRLTEQGLARLERDRAALTLAEAQDAGRAPWDGVWRLTAVSLPESQRARRDALRRHLTELGAATVSTGLYLSPHELMDLLDATAREHLVHAEAARVTVRGVTDSRAVAELLWPAASVVDGYRSLEETVDRVAAAAGEAEGVRVRVLQLHLADALEQAMRPDPLIPLELRPTPWHPSRVREEWRSVWRTLASRASDGGVYRGWPGF, encoded by the coding sequence ATGACGGGGGACATCGCACCGCGCACGGTCATCGAGGCGTTCCTGCCCATGACGGGGGACGTGGGGCTCGACCTCGTCCTGGACACGGCGAACGCGGCGGGCCTGCCCGACCAGCCCGTGCGGTTGGCCCTGCGCCGTATGGTCGCGGCCGGGGACGTCGTCCAGGCGGGGCGCGGGCGCCGGGGGACCGTGCGGCTCACCGAACAGGGACTGGCCCGCCTGGAGCGGGACAGGGCGGCTCTGACGCTCGCCGAGGCCCAGGACGCGGGCCGAGCCCCATGGGACGGGGTGTGGCGGTTGACCGCGGTCAGCCTGCCGGAGTCGCAGCGTGCGCGGCGCGACGCCCTCCGGCGCCACCTCACCGAACTCGGGGCCGCCACTGTGTCCACGGGCCTGTACCTGAGCCCCCACGAGCTGATGGACCTGCTCGACGCAACGGCCCGGGAACATCTCGTGCACGCCGAGGCCGCCCGGGTGACGGTGCGCGGGGTGACCGACTCGCGCGCCGTGGCCGAGCTGCTGTGGCCCGCCGCGTCGGTCGTCGACGGCTACCGGTCCCTGGAGGAGACGGTCGACCGGGTCGCCGCCGCCGCGGGCGAAGCGGAGGGCGTGCGGGTCCGGGTACTCCAGCTTCACCTGGCGGACGCGTTGGAGCAGGCGATGCGTCCGGACCCCCTCATCCCACTGGAGCTGCGCCCGACCCCCTGGCACCCTTCGCGGGTCCGTGAGGAGTGGCGGTCCGTGTGGAGGACGCTCGCGTCGCGGGCTTCCGACGGGGGCGTCTATCGGGGTTGGCCGGGCTTCTAG
- a CDS encoding YchJ family protein translates to MSRSRRRATAPPDTDPCPCGSPRPYGRCCGPLHRGESAAPTAEALMRSRYSAFAVGDAAYLMRTWAAGTRPAALDLDPRTEWVRLEILGTGEGTPFHSEGTVSFRAVYREDGREGELREDSRFVREDGAWVYLDALA, encoded by the coding sequence ATGTCCCGATCCCGCCGCCGCGCCACGGCTCCGCCCGACACCGATCCCTGCCCCTGCGGTTCGCCGCGCCCCTACGGCCGGTGCTGTGGGCCGCTGCACCGGGGCGAGTCCGCGGCGCCCACCGCGGAGGCGCTGATGCGCTCGCGCTACAGCGCCTTCGCCGTCGGTGACGCCGCCTACCTGATGCGCACCTGGGCGGCGGGCACCCGGCCCGCCGCGCTCGACCTGGACCCGCGCACGGAGTGGGTGCGCCTGGAGATCCTGGGCACGGGCGAGGGGACGCCGTTCCACAGCGAGGGCACGGTGTCGTTCCGGGCCGTGTACCGCGAGGACGGGCGCGAGGGCGAGCTGCGCGAGGACAGCCGGTTCGTCCGCGAGGACGGCGCCTGGGTCTACCTCGACGCCCTCGCCTGA